A single genomic interval of Tursiops truncatus isolate mTurTru1 chromosome 1, mTurTru1.mat.Y, whole genome shotgun sequence harbors:
- the LOC101333765 gene encoding myotubularin-related protein 9-like isoform X1, producing the protein MEFSELIRTGQAQAELLRGPEMPPLRGTLCVTGHHLLLSPGPQATPDLWLLLLRSVDSIEKRVAGDAGTITLRCKDLRVLQLDIEGVEATLDIARSIEALSSLESVITSFPFFYRPKGLRLGEAWHFHPPERYYKRIARETWSSPLPVPQTRAWRLSEANEDFSLCPSYPRAVIVPRAVDDDALARSARFRQGGRFPVLSYYHAPRGTVLLRSSQPLTGRQKLRCAEDEELLRAVLAEARPGARGFIVDTRSAQAAKQARMTGGGTEAKAAYPGWKRLHRPLERGRPLQESFVRLMEACGDPEQSMDRWLSRLDGCRWLSHVKEALSTACLAAQGMEWEGACILVHGAEGTDSTLLVTSLAQLILDPLSRTMAGFQELIEREWIQAGHPFQLRCAHSAFSHTRPKHEAPIFLLFLDCVWQLGRQFPLSLEFGEGMLLALFDHSYASPFGTFLCNSEKERCLCEVRTRTHSLWSGLNQPKEQRKLRNPLYVPNPLAIWPSVEPQSLRLWQGLFLRWTHPPEPSEVAWEKVWQIATDQKTEGSQPTDSASEPQP; encoded by the exons ATGGAGTTCTCGGAGCTGATCCGTACGGGCCAGGCCCAAGCCGAGCTCCTGCGGGGCCCGGAGATGCCCCCGCTGCGCGGCACGCTTTGCGTCACTGGCCACCACCTGCTGCTGTCGCCAGGACCCCAGGCGACTCCAGACCTGTGGCTGCTGCTGTTGCGTAGTGTCGACTCCATCGAGAAGCG GGTCGCGGGTGACGCCGGCACCATCACGCTGCGCTGTAAGGACCTGCGAGTGCTGCAGCTGGACATAGAGGGCGTGGAAGCGACGCTGGACATCGCCCGCTCCATTGAG GCGCTGTCCTCCCTGGAATCGGTCATCACCTCCTTTCCGTTCTTCTACCGTCCCAAGGGCTTGAGATTGGGCGAAGCCTGGCACTTCCACCCACCAGAACGCTACTACAAGCGAATAGCTCGCGAG ACCTGGTCTTCGCCCCTCCCTGTGCCGCAGACCAGAGCGTGGCGGCTGAGCGAGGCGAACGAGGACTTCAGCTTGTGCCCCAGTTACCCCCGCGCGGTAATCGTGCCTCGCGCCGTGGACGACGATGCCCTGGCGCGTAGCGCCCGCTTCCGCCAGGGAGGCCGCTTCCCTGTGCTCAGCTACTACCACGCTCCCCGCGGAACC GTGCTCCTACGTTCCAGCCAGCCCCTGACCGGGCGCCAGAAGCTGCGTTGCGCTGAGGACGAGGAGCTGCTGCGAGCTGTGCTGGCGGAGGCTCGCCCGGGGGCCCGGGGCTTCATCGTGGACACGCGCTCGGCCCAGGCCGCCAAACAGGCCCGCATGACTGGCGGCGGCACCGAGGCCAAGGCCGCCTACCCGGGCTGGAAACGGCTGCACCGGCCCCTGGAGAG GGGGCGGCCCTTACAGGAGAGCTTCGTGCGCCTGATGGAAGCCTGTGGGGACCCGGAGCAGAGCATGGACCGCTGGCTTAGTCGACTAGATGGCTGCCGCTGGCTGTCACATGTGAAGGAGGCACTAAGCACAGCCTGCCTAGCAGCCCAGGGCATGGAGTG GGAAGGGGCCTGCATCCTGGTGCATGGGGCCGAAGGCACGGACAGCACCCTGCTAGTGACTTCACTGGCCCAACTCATCCTAGACCCCTTGAGCCGAACCATGGCTGGATTCCAGGAACTGATAGAGCGAGAGTGGATCCAG gccggCCACCCCTTCCAGCTGCGCTGTGCTCACTCGGCCTTCTCCCACACCCGCCCCAAGCACGAGGCAcccatctttctcctcttcctggatTGCGTGTGGCAGCTGGGCCGCCAGTTCCCGCTGTCGCTGGAGTTTGGGGAGGGGATGCTGTTGGCGCTGTTTGATCACTCCTATGCCTCCCCTTTCGGCACCTTCCTCTGCAACAGTGAAAAGGAGAG ATGCCTGTGTGAAGTGAGAACTCGAACACACTCCTTGTGGTCTGGGCTCAATCAGCCAAAAGAGCAACGAAAACTCCGGAACCCGCTCTACGTCCCCAATCCCTTGGCCATCTGGCCCTCTGTGGAGCCCCAGAGCCTGCGACTGTGGCAAG gcCTGTTTCTGCGCTGGACCCATCCACCTGAGCCTTCAGAGGTAGCATGGGAGAAGGTGTGGCAAATAGCAACAGATCAGAAGACAGAAGGCTCTCAGCCAACAGATTCAGCCTCTGAGCCCCAACCCTAA
- the LOC101333765 gene encoding myotubularin-related protein 9-like isoform X6: MEFSELIRTGQAQAELLRGPEMPPLRGTLCVTGHHLLLSPGPQATPDLWLLLLRSVDSIEKRVAGDAGTITLRCKDLRVLQLDIEGVEATLDIARSIEALSSLESVITSFPFFYRPKGLRLGEAWHFHPPERYYKRIARETWSSPLPVPQTRAWRLSEANEDFSLCPSYPRAVIVPRAVDDDALARSARFRQGGRFPVLSYYHAPRGTVLLRSSQPLTGRQKLRCAEDEELLRAVLAEARPGARGFIVDTRSAQAAKQARMTGGGTEAKAAYPGWKRLHRPLERGRPLQESFVRLMEACGDPEQSMDRWLSRLDGCRWLSHVKEALSTACLAAQGMEWEGACILVHGAEGTDSTLLVTSLAQLILDPLSRTMAGFQELIEREWIQAGHPFQLRCAHSAFSHTRPKHEAPIFLLFLDCVWQLGRQFPLSLEFGEGMLLALFDHSYASPFGTFLCNSEKERPVSALDPST; the protein is encoded by the exons ATGGAGTTCTCGGAGCTGATCCGTACGGGCCAGGCCCAAGCCGAGCTCCTGCGGGGCCCGGAGATGCCCCCGCTGCGCGGCACGCTTTGCGTCACTGGCCACCACCTGCTGCTGTCGCCAGGACCCCAGGCGACTCCAGACCTGTGGCTGCTGCTGTTGCGTAGTGTCGACTCCATCGAGAAGCG GGTCGCGGGTGACGCCGGCACCATCACGCTGCGCTGTAAGGACCTGCGAGTGCTGCAGCTGGACATAGAGGGCGTGGAAGCGACGCTGGACATCGCCCGCTCCATTGAG GCGCTGTCCTCCCTGGAATCGGTCATCACCTCCTTTCCGTTCTTCTACCGTCCCAAGGGCTTGAGATTGGGCGAAGCCTGGCACTTCCACCCACCAGAACGCTACTACAAGCGAATAGCTCGCGAG ACCTGGTCTTCGCCCCTCCCTGTGCCGCAGACCAGAGCGTGGCGGCTGAGCGAGGCGAACGAGGACTTCAGCTTGTGCCCCAGTTACCCCCGCGCGGTAATCGTGCCTCGCGCCGTGGACGACGATGCCCTGGCGCGTAGCGCCCGCTTCCGCCAGGGAGGCCGCTTCCCTGTGCTCAGCTACTACCACGCTCCCCGCGGAACC GTGCTCCTACGTTCCAGCCAGCCCCTGACCGGGCGCCAGAAGCTGCGTTGCGCTGAGGACGAGGAGCTGCTGCGAGCTGTGCTGGCGGAGGCTCGCCCGGGGGCCCGGGGCTTCATCGTGGACACGCGCTCGGCCCAGGCCGCCAAACAGGCCCGCATGACTGGCGGCGGCACCGAGGCCAAGGCCGCCTACCCGGGCTGGAAACGGCTGCACCGGCCCCTGGAGAG GGGGCGGCCCTTACAGGAGAGCTTCGTGCGCCTGATGGAAGCCTGTGGGGACCCGGAGCAGAGCATGGACCGCTGGCTTAGTCGACTAGATGGCTGCCGCTGGCTGTCACATGTGAAGGAGGCACTAAGCACAGCCTGCCTAGCAGCCCAGGGCATGGAGTG GGAAGGGGCCTGCATCCTGGTGCATGGGGCCGAAGGCACGGACAGCACCCTGCTAGTGACTTCACTGGCCCAACTCATCCTAGACCCCTTGAGCCGAACCATGGCTGGATTCCAGGAACTGATAGAGCGAGAGTGGATCCAG gccggCCACCCCTTCCAGCTGCGCTGTGCTCACTCGGCCTTCTCCCACACCCGCCCCAAGCACGAGGCAcccatctttctcctcttcctggatTGCGTGTGGCAGCTGGGCCGCCAGTTCCCGCTGTCGCTGGAGTTTGGGGAGGGGATGCTGTTGGCGCTGTTTGATCACTCCTATGCCTCCCCTTTCGGCACCTTCCTCTGCAACAGTGAAAAGGAGAG gcCTGTTTCTGCGCTGGACCCATCCACCTGA
- the EIF3I gene encoding eukaryotic translation initiation factor 3 subunit I translates to MKPILLQGHERSITQIKYNREGDLLFTVAKDPIVNVWYSVNGERLGTYMGHTGAVWCVDADWDTKHVLTGSADNSCRLWDCETGKQLALVKTNSAVRTCGFDFGGNIIMFSTDKQMGYQCFVSFFDLRDPSQIDNNEPYMKIPCNDSKITSAVWGPLGECIIAGHEGGELNQYSAKSGEVLVTIKEHSRQINDIQLSRDMTMFVTASKDNTAKLFDSTTLEHQKTFRTERPVNSAALSPNYDHVVLGGGQEAMDVTTTSTRIGKFEARFFHLAFEEEFGRIKGHFGPINSVAFHPDGKSYSSGGEDGYVRIHYFDPQYFEFEFEA, encoded by the exons ATG AAGCCGATCCTGCTGCAGGGCCATGAGCGGTCCATTACGCAGATTAAGTACAACCGCGAGGGAGACCTCCTCTTCACGGTGGCCAAGGACCCG ATTGTCAATGTATGGTACTCTGTGAATGGTGAGAGGCTGGGCACCTATATGGGCCATACCGGAGCTGTGTGGTGTGTGGACGCTGACT GGGACACCAAGCATGTCCTCACCGGCTCAGCTGACAACAGCTGTCGTCTCTGGGACTGTGAAACAG GGAAGCAGCTGGCCCTAGTCAAGACCAATTCAGCAGTCCGGACCTGTGGCTTTGACTTCGGGGGCAACATCATCATGTTCTCCACGGACAAGCAGATGGGCTACCAGTGCTTCGTGAGCTTCTTCGACCTGCGGGATCCGAGCCAGATTG ACAACAACGAGCCCTACATGAAGATCCCGTGCAACGACTCCAAGATCACCAGTGCTGTTTGGGGACCCCTTGGCGAGTGCATCATTGCAGGCCATGAGGGCGGAGAGCTCAACCAGTATAGTGCCAAG tCTGGGGAGGTATTGGTGACTATTAAGGAGCACTCCCGGCAGATCAATGACATCCAGTTATCCAGGGACATGACCATGTTTGTCACTGCATCCAAGGACAACACAGCCAAG CTCTTTGACTCCACAACCCTTGAACACCAGAAGACTTTCCGGACAGAACGTCCCGTCAACTCAGCTGCCCTCTCTCCCAACTATGACCAT GTGGTGCTGGGCGGTGGTCAGGAAGCAATGGATGTAACCACCACTTCCACCCGGATTGGCAAGTTCGAGGCCAG GTTCTTCCACTTGGCCTTTGAAGAAGAGTTTGGAAGAATCAAGGGTCACTTTGGACCTATCAACAGTGTTGCCTTCCATCCTGATGGCAAGAG CTACAGCAGCGGTGGAGAAGATGGTTATGTCCGCATCCACTACTTCGACCCACAGTACTTTGAATTTGAGTTTGAGGCTTAA
- the LOC101333765 gene encoding myotubularin-related protein 9-like isoform X2 has protein sequence MEFSELIRTGQAQAELLRGPEMPPLRGTLCVTGHHLLLSPGPQATPDLWLLLLRSVDSIEKRVAGDAGTITLRCKDLRVLQLDIEGVEATLDIARSIEALSSLESVITSFPFFYRPKGLRLGEAWHFHPPERYYKRIARETRAWRLSEANEDFSLCPSYPRAVIVPRAVDDDALARSARFRQGGRFPVLSYYHAPRGTVLLRSSQPLTGRQKLRCAEDEELLRAVLAEARPGARGFIVDTRSAQAAKQARMTGGGTEAKAAYPGWKRLHRPLERGRPLQESFVRLMEACGDPEQSMDRWLSRLDGCRWLSHVKEALSTACLAAQGMEWEGACILVHGAEGTDSTLLVTSLAQLILDPLSRTMAGFQELIEREWIQAGHPFQLRCAHSAFSHTRPKHEAPIFLLFLDCVWQLGRQFPLSLEFGEGMLLALFDHSYASPFGTFLCNSEKERCLCEVRTRTHSLWSGLNQPKEQRKLRNPLYVPNPLAIWPSVEPQSLRLWQGLFLRWTHPPEPSEVAWEKVWQIATDQKTEGSQPTDSASEPQP, from the exons ATGGAGTTCTCGGAGCTGATCCGTACGGGCCAGGCCCAAGCCGAGCTCCTGCGGGGCCCGGAGATGCCCCCGCTGCGCGGCACGCTTTGCGTCACTGGCCACCACCTGCTGCTGTCGCCAGGACCCCAGGCGACTCCAGACCTGTGGCTGCTGCTGTTGCGTAGTGTCGACTCCATCGAGAAGCG GGTCGCGGGTGACGCCGGCACCATCACGCTGCGCTGTAAGGACCTGCGAGTGCTGCAGCTGGACATAGAGGGCGTGGAAGCGACGCTGGACATCGCCCGCTCCATTGAG GCGCTGTCCTCCCTGGAATCGGTCATCACCTCCTTTCCGTTCTTCTACCGTCCCAAGGGCTTGAGATTGGGCGAAGCCTGGCACTTCCACCCACCAGAACGCTACTACAAGCGAATAGCTCGCGAG ACCAGAGCGTGGCGGCTGAGCGAGGCGAACGAGGACTTCAGCTTGTGCCCCAGTTACCCCCGCGCGGTAATCGTGCCTCGCGCCGTGGACGACGATGCCCTGGCGCGTAGCGCCCGCTTCCGCCAGGGAGGCCGCTTCCCTGTGCTCAGCTACTACCACGCTCCCCGCGGAACC GTGCTCCTACGTTCCAGCCAGCCCCTGACCGGGCGCCAGAAGCTGCGTTGCGCTGAGGACGAGGAGCTGCTGCGAGCTGTGCTGGCGGAGGCTCGCCCGGGGGCCCGGGGCTTCATCGTGGACACGCGCTCGGCCCAGGCCGCCAAACAGGCCCGCATGACTGGCGGCGGCACCGAGGCCAAGGCCGCCTACCCGGGCTGGAAACGGCTGCACCGGCCCCTGGAGAG GGGGCGGCCCTTACAGGAGAGCTTCGTGCGCCTGATGGAAGCCTGTGGGGACCCGGAGCAGAGCATGGACCGCTGGCTTAGTCGACTAGATGGCTGCCGCTGGCTGTCACATGTGAAGGAGGCACTAAGCACAGCCTGCCTAGCAGCCCAGGGCATGGAGTG GGAAGGGGCCTGCATCCTGGTGCATGGGGCCGAAGGCACGGACAGCACCCTGCTAGTGACTTCACTGGCCCAACTCATCCTAGACCCCTTGAGCCGAACCATGGCTGGATTCCAGGAACTGATAGAGCGAGAGTGGATCCAG gccggCCACCCCTTCCAGCTGCGCTGTGCTCACTCGGCCTTCTCCCACACCCGCCCCAAGCACGAGGCAcccatctttctcctcttcctggatTGCGTGTGGCAGCTGGGCCGCCAGTTCCCGCTGTCGCTGGAGTTTGGGGAGGGGATGCTGTTGGCGCTGTTTGATCACTCCTATGCCTCCCCTTTCGGCACCTTCCTCTGCAACAGTGAAAAGGAGAG ATGCCTGTGTGAAGTGAGAACTCGAACACACTCCTTGTGGTCTGGGCTCAATCAGCCAAAAGAGCAACGAAAACTCCGGAACCCGCTCTACGTCCCCAATCCCTTGGCCATCTGGCCCTCTGTGGAGCCCCAGAGCCTGCGACTGTGGCAAG gcCTGTTTCTGCGCTGGACCCATCCACCTGAGCCTTCAGAGGTAGCATGGGAGAAGGTGTGGCAAATAGCAACAGATCAGAAGACAGAAGGCTCTCAGCCAACAGATTCAGCCTCTGAGCCCCAACCCTAA
- the LOC101333765 gene encoding myotubularin-related protein 9-like isoform X5: MEFSELIRTGQAQAELLRGPEMPPLRGTLCVTGHHLLLSPGPQATPDLWLLLLRSVDSIEKRVAGDAGTITLRCKDLRVLQLDIEGVEATLDIARSIEALSSLESVITSFPFFYRPKGLRLGEAWHFHPPERYYKRIAREVLLRSSQPLTGRQKLRCAEDEELLRAVLAEARPGARGFIVDTRSAQAAKQARMTGGGTEAKAAYPGWKRLHRPLERGRPLQESFVRLMEACGDPEQSMDRWLSRLDGCRWLSHVKEALSTACLAAQGMEWEGACILVHGAEGTDSTLLVTSLAQLILDPLSRTMAGFQELIEREWIQAGHPFQLRCAHSAFSHTRPKHEAPIFLLFLDCVWQLGRQFPLSLEFGEGMLLALFDHSYASPFGTFLCNSEKERCLCEVRTRTHSLWSGLNQPKEQRKLRNPLYVPNPLAIWPSVEPQSLRLWQGLFLRWTHPPEPSEVAWEKVWQIATDQKTEGSQPTDSASEPQP; this comes from the exons ATGGAGTTCTCGGAGCTGATCCGTACGGGCCAGGCCCAAGCCGAGCTCCTGCGGGGCCCGGAGATGCCCCCGCTGCGCGGCACGCTTTGCGTCACTGGCCACCACCTGCTGCTGTCGCCAGGACCCCAGGCGACTCCAGACCTGTGGCTGCTGCTGTTGCGTAGTGTCGACTCCATCGAGAAGCG GGTCGCGGGTGACGCCGGCACCATCACGCTGCGCTGTAAGGACCTGCGAGTGCTGCAGCTGGACATAGAGGGCGTGGAAGCGACGCTGGACATCGCCCGCTCCATTGAG GCGCTGTCCTCCCTGGAATCGGTCATCACCTCCTTTCCGTTCTTCTACCGTCCCAAGGGCTTGAGATTGGGCGAAGCCTGGCACTTCCACCCACCAGAACGCTACTACAAGCGAATAGCTCGCGAG GTGCTCCTACGTTCCAGCCAGCCCCTGACCGGGCGCCAGAAGCTGCGTTGCGCTGAGGACGAGGAGCTGCTGCGAGCTGTGCTGGCGGAGGCTCGCCCGGGGGCCCGGGGCTTCATCGTGGACACGCGCTCGGCCCAGGCCGCCAAACAGGCCCGCATGACTGGCGGCGGCACCGAGGCCAAGGCCGCCTACCCGGGCTGGAAACGGCTGCACCGGCCCCTGGAGAG GGGGCGGCCCTTACAGGAGAGCTTCGTGCGCCTGATGGAAGCCTGTGGGGACCCGGAGCAGAGCATGGACCGCTGGCTTAGTCGACTAGATGGCTGCCGCTGGCTGTCACATGTGAAGGAGGCACTAAGCACAGCCTGCCTAGCAGCCCAGGGCATGGAGTG GGAAGGGGCCTGCATCCTGGTGCATGGGGCCGAAGGCACGGACAGCACCCTGCTAGTGACTTCACTGGCCCAACTCATCCTAGACCCCTTGAGCCGAACCATGGCTGGATTCCAGGAACTGATAGAGCGAGAGTGGATCCAG gccggCCACCCCTTCCAGCTGCGCTGTGCTCACTCGGCCTTCTCCCACACCCGCCCCAAGCACGAGGCAcccatctttctcctcttcctggatTGCGTGTGGCAGCTGGGCCGCCAGTTCCCGCTGTCGCTGGAGTTTGGGGAGGGGATGCTGTTGGCGCTGTTTGATCACTCCTATGCCTCCCCTTTCGGCACCTTCCTCTGCAACAGTGAAAAGGAGAG ATGCCTGTGTGAAGTGAGAACTCGAACACACTCCTTGTGGTCTGGGCTCAATCAGCCAAAAGAGCAACGAAAACTCCGGAACCCGCTCTACGTCCCCAATCCCTTGGCCATCTGGCCCTCTGTGGAGCCCCAGAGCCTGCGACTGTGGCAAG gcCTGTTTCTGCGCTGGACCCATCCACCTGAGCCTTCAGAGGTAGCATGGGAGAAGGTGTGGCAAATAGCAACAGATCAGAAGACAGAAGGCTCTCAGCCAACAGATTCAGCCTCTGAGCCCCAACCCTAA
- the LOC101333765 gene encoding myotubularin-related protein 9-like isoform X4, translated as MEFSELIRTGQAQAELLRGPEMPPLRGTLCVTGHHLLLSPGPQATPDLWLLLLRSVDSIEKRVAGDAGTITLRCKDLRVLQLDIEGVEATLDIARSIEALSSLESVITSFPFFYRPKGLRLGEAWHFHPPERYYKRIARETWSSPLPVPQTRAWRLSEANEDFSLCPSYPRAVIVPRAVDDDALARSARFRQGGRFPVLSYYHAPRGTVLLRSSQPLTGRQKLRCAEDEELLRAVLAEARPGARGFIVDTRSAQAAKQARMTGGGTEAKAAYPGWKRLHRPLEREGACILVHGAEGTDSTLLVTSLAQLILDPLSRTMAGFQELIEREWIQAGHPFQLRCAHSAFSHTRPKHEAPIFLLFLDCVWQLGRQFPLSLEFGEGMLLALFDHSYASPFGTFLCNSEKERCLCEVRTRTHSLWSGLNQPKEQRKLRNPLYVPNPLAIWPSVEPQSLRLWQGLFLRWTHPPEPSEVAWEKVWQIATDQKTEGSQPTDSASEPQP; from the exons ATGGAGTTCTCGGAGCTGATCCGTACGGGCCAGGCCCAAGCCGAGCTCCTGCGGGGCCCGGAGATGCCCCCGCTGCGCGGCACGCTTTGCGTCACTGGCCACCACCTGCTGCTGTCGCCAGGACCCCAGGCGACTCCAGACCTGTGGCTGCTGCTGTTGCGTAGTGTCGACTCCATCGAGAAGCG GGTCGCGGGTGACGCCGGCACCATCACGCTGCGCTGTAAGGACCTGCGAGTGCTGCAGCTGGACATAGAGGGCGTGGAAGCGACGCTGGACATCGCCCGCTCCATTGAG GCGCTGTCCTCCCTGGAATCGGTCATCACCTCCTTTCCGTTCTTCTACCGTCCCAAGGGCTTGAGATTGGGCGAAGCCTGGCACTTCCACCCACCAGAACGCTACTACAAGCGAATAGCTCGCGAG ACCTGGTCTTCGCCCCTCCCTGTGCCGCAGACCAGAGCGTGGCGGCTGAGCGAGGCGAACGAGGACTTCAGCTTGTGCCCCAGTTACCCCCGCGCGGTAATCGTGCCTCGCGCCGTGGACGACGATGCCCTGGCGCGTAGCGCCCGCTTCCGCCAGGGAGGCCGCTTCCCTGTGCTCAGCTACTACCACGCTCCCCGCGGAACC GTGCTCCTACGTTCCAGCCAGCCCCTGACCGGGCGCCAGAAGCTGCGTTGCGCTGAGGACGAGGAGCTGCTGCGAGCTGTGCTGGCGGAGGCTCGCCCGGGGGCCCGGGGCTTCATCGTGGACACGCGCTCGGCCCAGGCCGCCAAACAGGCCCGCATGACTGGCGGCGGCACCGAGGCCAAGGCCGCCTACCCGGGCTGGAAACGGCTGCACCGGCCCCTGGAGAG GGAAGGGGCCTGCATCCTGGTGCATGGGGCCGAAGGCACGGACAGCACCCTGCTAGTGACTTCACTGGCCCAACTCATCCTAGACCCCTTGAGCCGAACCATGGCTGGATTCCAGGAACTGATAGAGCGAGAGTGGATCCAG gccggCCACCCCTTCCAGCTGCGCTGTGCTCACTCGGCCTTCTCCCACACCCGCCCCAAGCACGAGGCAcccatctttctcctcttcctggatTGCGTGTGGCAGCTGGGCCGCCAGTTCCCGCTGTCGCTGGAGTTTGGGGAGGGGATGCTGTTGGCGCTGTTTGATCACTCCTATGCCTCCCCTTTCGGCACCTTCCTCTGCAACAGTGAAAAGGAGAG ATGCCTGTGTGAAGTGAGAACTCGAACACACTCCTTGTGGTCTGGGCTCAATCAGCCAAAAGAGCAACGAAAACTCCGGAACCCGCTCTACGTCCCCAATCCCTTGGCCATCTGGCCCTCTGTGGAGCCCCAGAGCCTGCGACTGTGGCAAG gcCTGTTTCTGCGCTGGACCCATCCACCTGAGCCTTCAGAGGTAGCATGGGAGAAGGTGTGGCAAATAGCAACAGATCAGAAGACAGAAGGCTCTCAGCCAACAGATTCAGCCTCTGAGCCCCAACCCTAA
- the LOC101333765 gene encoding myotubularin-related protein 9-like isoform X3, giving the protein MEFSELIRTGQAQAELLRGPEMPPLRGTLCVTGHHLLLSPGPQATPDLWLLLLRSVDSIEKRVAGDAGTITLRCKDLRVLQLDIEGVEATLDIARSIEALSSLESVITSFPFFYRPKGLRLGEAWHFHPPERYYKRIARETWSSPLPVPQTRAWRLSEANEDFSLCPSYPRAVIVPRAVDDDALARSARFRQGGRFPVLSYYHAPRGTVLLRSSQPLTGRQKLRCAEDEELLRAVLAEARPGARGFIVDTRSAQAAKQARMTGGGTEAKAAYPGWKRLHRPLERGRPLQESFVRLMEACGDPEQSMDRWLSRLDGCRWLSHVKEALSTACLAAQGMEWEGACILVHGAEGTDSTLLVTSLAQLILDPLSRTMAGFQELIEREWIQHEAPIFLLFLDCVWQLGRQFPLSLEFGEGMLLALFDHSYASPFGTFLCNSEKERCLCEVRTRTHSLWSGLNQPKEQRKLRNPLYVPNPLAIWPSVEPQSLRLWQGLFLRWTHPPEPSEVAWEKVWQIATDQKTEGSQPTDSASEPQP; this is encoded by the exons ATGGAGTTCTCGGAGCTGATCCGTACGGGCCAGGCCCAAGCCGAGCTCCTGCGGGGCCCGGAGATGCCCCCGCTGCGCGGCACGCTTTGCGTCACTGGCCACCACCTGCTGCTGTCGCCAGGACCCCAGGCGACTCCAGACCTGTGGCTGCTGCTGTTGCGTAGTGTCGACTCCATCGAGAAGCG GGTCGCGGGTGACGCCGGCACCATCACGCTGCGCTGTAAGGACCTGCGAGTGCTGCAGCTGGACATAGAGGGCGTGGAAGCGACGCTGGACATCGCCCGCTCCATTGAG GCGCTGTCCTCCCTGGAATCGGTCATCACCTCCTTTCCGTTCTTCTACCGTCCCAAGGGCTTGAGATTGGGCGAAGCCTGGCACTTCCACCCACCAGAACGCTACTACAAGCGAATAGCTCGCGAG ACCTGGTCTTCGCCCCTCCCTGTGCCGCAGACCAGAGCGTGGCGGCTGAGCGAGGCGAACGAGGACTTCAGCTTGTGCCCCAGTTACCCCCGCGCGGTAATCGTGCCTCGCGCCGTGGACGACGATGCCCTGGCGCGTAGCGCCCGCTTCCGCCAGGGAGGCCGCTTCCCTGTGCTCAGCTACTACCACGCTCCCCGCGGAACC GTGCTCCTACGTTCCAGCCAGCCCCTGACCGGGCGCCAGAAGCTGCGTTGCGCTGAGGACGAGGAGCTGCTGCGAGCTGTGCTGGCGGAGGCTCGCCCGGGGGCCCGGGGCTTCATCGTGGACACGCGCTCGGCCCAGGCCGCCAAACAGGCCCGCATGACTGGCGGCGGCACCGAGGCCAAGGCCGCCTACCCGGGCTGGAAACGGCTGCACCGGCCCCTGGAGAG GGGGCGGCCCTTACAGGAGAGCTTCGTGCGCCTGATGGAAGCCTGTGGGGACCCGGAGCAGAGCATGGACCGCTGGCTTAGTCGACTAGATGGCTGCCGCTGGCTGTCACATGTGAAGGAGGCACTAAGCACAGCCTGCCTAGCAGCCCAGGGCATGGAGTG GGAAGGGGCCTGCATCCTGGTGCATGGGGCCGAAGGCACGGACAGCACCCTGCTAGTGACTTCACTGGCCCAACTCATCCTAGACCCCTTGAGCCGAACCATGGCTGGATTCCAGGAACTGATAGAGCGAGAGTGGATCCAG CACGAGGCAcccatctttctcctcttcctggatTGCGTGTGGCAGCTGGGCCGCCAGTTCCCGCTGTCGCTGGAGTTTGGGGAGGGGATGCTGTTGGCGCTGTTTGATCACTCCTATGCCTCCCCTTTCGGCACCTTCCTCTGCAACAGTGAAAAGGAGAG ATGCCTGTGTGAAGTGAGAACTCGAACACACTCCTTGTGGTCTGGGCTCAATCAGCCAAAAGAGCAACGAAAACTCCGGAACCCGCTCTACGTCCCCAATCCCTTGGCCATCTGGCCCTCTGTGGAGCCCCAGAGCCTGCGACTGTGGCAAG gcCTGTTTCTGCGCTGGACCCATCCACCTGAGCCTTCAGAGGTAGCATGGGAGAAGGTGTGGCAAATAGCAACAGATCAGAAGACAGAAGGCTCTCAGCCAACAGATTCAGCCTCTGAGCCCCAACCCTAA